A single window of Ananas comosus cultivar F153 linkage group 19, ASM154086v1, whole genome shotgun sequence DNA harbors:
- the LOC109725172 gene encoding uncharacterized protein LOC109725172, which produces MCFFSSSSPLFFLCSKEEKVLGMEKAPGSCPYCGGAVSATDVERSYRLFCLPLCIVTKRKYACAACSRRLVTYP; this is translated from the coding sequence AtgtgcttcttctcctcctcctcgcccttGTTCTTCTTGTGCTCAAAGGAGGAGAAGGTGCTGGGCATGGAGAAGGCGCCCGGGAGCTGTCCGTACTGCGGCGGTGCGGTGTCAGCCACCGACGTGGAGCGATCGTATCGCCTCTTCTGCCTCCCCCTCTGCATCGTCACGAAGCGCAAGTACGCGTGCGCCGCGTGCTCTCGGCGTTTGGTTACATATCCTTAG
- the LOC109725268 gene encoding 60S ribosomal protein L7-4-like produces the protein MAAVVPESVLKKRKREEQWALAKKGANDAEKAKEREKRKLIFSRAQQYAKEYESQEKELIRLKREARLKGGFYVSPEAKLLFIIRIRGINAMHPKTRKILQLLRLRQIFNGVFLKVNKATMNMLRRVEPYVTYGYPNLKSVRELIYKRGYGKLNKQRVPLSDNSIIEKGLGNHGIVCIEDLVHEIITVGPHFREANNFLWPFKLKAPLGGLKKKRNHYVEGGDAGNREDYINELIRRMN, from the exons GAGAGGAGCAATGGGCGCTCGCGAAGAAGGGGGCGAACGATGCGGAGAAGGCGAAGGAGCGGGAGAAGAGGAAGCTTATCTTTAGCCGGGCTCAACAGTACGCTAAGGAGTACGAATCGCAG GAGAAGGAGTTGATCCGGTTGAAGCGAGAGGCGAGGTTGAAGGGTGGATTCTATGTTAGCCCCGAGGCGAAGTTGCTCTTCATCATTCGTATTAGAGG TATCAATGCCATGCACCCAAAAACCAGAAAGATCTTGCAGCTGTTGCGGCTACGACAG ATATTTAATGGTGTTTTCCTTAAAGTAAACAAGGCTACAATGAACATGTTGCGCCGGGTCGAGCCTTATGTGACTTATGG GTATCCCAACCTGAAGAGTGTTAGGGAGTTGATCTACAAGAGGGGCTATGGAAAGCTGAACAAGCAGAGGGTTCCTTTGTCGGATAATTCAATCATCGAAAAG GGTCTGGGGAACCATGGTATTGTTTGCATTGAGGATCTTGTTCACGAGATCATCACTGTTGGGCCGCACTTCAGAGAGGCAAACAACTTCCTGTGGCCGTTCAAACTCAAAGCACCATTGGGTGgcttgaagaagaagaggaaccaTTACGTCGAGGGCGGCGATGCCGGAAACCGCGAGGATTACATCAATGAGCTTATTAGAAGGATGAACTAG